The following are from one region of the Candidatus Poribacteria bacterium genome:
- a CDS encoding DUF1080 domain-containing protein, protein MKFVIVVLMLFLPPTFALAGTFVETFDDRDLDNWREMFQNDIPSGSWEIVDSELHAMSLESFIRLLTTGDEMWHDYTIEFDVKPLEKHGIGSLVIAARIKGPQLVFCEVGDLPFGIKSNVICRTTGNFHGKYSELLYFSPHPLLKMGDWSTLKLKVHGEAFTFWINSRQIVQTGDDFTLEIHENQKTAIVGKAGKLSGFLTGSIGLGLANYTARFDDVIITGDDIPDKRALSVTPRVKLATTWGRLKHFKKK, encoded by the coding sequence ATGAAATTTGTAATTGTTGTATTAATGCTTTTTCTTCCACCTACTTTCGCTTTAGCGGGTACATTTGTGGAAACTTTTGATGACAGGGATTTGGATAATTGGCGAGAGATGTTTCAGAATGATATACCCTCGGGTTCTTGGGAAATTGTTGATAGCGAACTTCATGCCATGAGTCTTGAAAGTTTCATACGTTTACTCACAACGGGCGATGAAATGTGGCACGATTACACCATTGAATTTGATGTTAAGCCACTCGAAAAACATGGGATTGGAAGTCTTGTGATTGCTGCCCGGATTAAAGGACCCCAGTTGGTATTTTGTGAGGTTGGTGACCTGCCTTTCGGTATAAAATCAAACGTAATCTGCCGTACCACTGGCAATTTTCACGGAAAATACTCGGAGCTCTTGTACTTTTCACCTCATCCGCTTTTAAAGATGGGCGACTGGTCTACGCTGAAATTGAAGGTTCACGGTGAAGCCTTCACTTTCTGGATAAACAGTAGGCAGATTGTGCAAACCGGGGATGACTTTACTTTAGAGATACATGAAAATCAAAAAACTGCAATTGTAGGAAAGGCAGGTAAACTCAGCGGCTTTCTAACAGGCAGTATTGGCTTAGGACTAGCGAATTATACAGCACGCTTTGATGATGTCATCATTACTGGCGACGATATCCCAGATAAGAGAGCATTATCTGTAACGCCTCGGGTAAAACTCGCGACGACATGGGGGCGATTAAAGCACTTTAAAAAAAAATAG